In one window of Henckelia pumila isolate YLH828 chromosome 1, ASM3356847v2, whole genome shotgun sequence DNA:
- the LOC140876471 gene encoding non-specific lipid transfer protein GPI-anchored 20-like, with translation MALFSPTFGQMTTSSCTSSMITTFTPCVNFVANGTLNTTTTPPSACCTSLTSLMGSRKECFCQIVTGNAPFQIPINQTLAVSLPRACNMPGVPLQCKALGAPVPAPGPTLAPDVAPSSSTLAPAGVEPQSPILAPEPETTTTATPPSPATTSGVSPAGNIALKNY, from the exons ATGGCACTGTTTTCCCCTACATTTGGGCAGATGACAACCAGTTCATGCACGTCTTCCATGATCACGACTTTTACGCCCTGCGTAAACTTTGTCGCGAATGGCACTCTTAACACAACGACGACCCCTCCCTCGGCATGTTGCACTTCACTTACTTCCCTTATGGGTAGTCGCAAGGAATGTTTTTGTCAAATCGTGACCGGTAATGCGCCGTTCCAAATCCCCATCAACCAGACGCTAGCGGTTTCGCTTCCCCGGGCTTGTAACATGCCTGGTGTACCACTTCAATGCAAAG CACTTGGTGCTCCGGTTCCAGCTCCGGGACCGACGCTTGCACCAGATGTTGCTCCATCTTCTAGTACTTTAG CTCCAGCAGGCGTGGAGCCACAATCACCGATATTGGCCCCCGAACCTGAGACAACCACCACGGCGACTCCGCCATCTCCAGCAACCACGTCAGGAGTATCTCCGGCCGGTAATATTGCTCTCAAGAACTACTGA
- the LOC140864340 gene encoding non-specific lipid transfer protein GPI-anchored 25 produces MSRQLVLHTALILLLQVAAAAETPPPHPSACADELVTFTTCLPYVSVSPNNLTESPPPQCCDDISTAFSSGSAVCLCYFLLRPGMLGFPLNSSKLMTLTSVCPAKHHDSEANFSLETLCSESAALPPLQAITGPGRSTPRDSGANVSPPSPPLMGLPQQSPSGSSLPPEADDADLPTQPPPSTTVFLSFATEGFRNFHQVKTLPMKLIFLIYILKLM; encoded by the exons ATGAGCCGGCAACTTGTCCTTCACACCGCCCTCATCCTCCTCCTCCAGGTTGCCGCCGCCGCCGAAACCCCGCCACCACATCCATCTGCGTGCGCCGACGAGCTGGTAACCTTCACGACATGTCTCCCATACGTCTCCGTCTCCCCCAACAACCTCACCGAATCTCCTCCCCCTCAGTGCTGCGACGACATTTCCACTGCTTTTTCCTCTGGATCCGCCGTATGCCTGTGTTATTTCCTCCTCCGACCTGGAATGCTTGGATTTCCGCTCAATTCCTCGAAGCTGATGACTCTCACTTCTGTATGTCCCGCGAAGCATCACGATTCCGAGGCTAATTTCTCGCTGGAGACTCTGTGTTCAG AATCCGCTGCCTTGCCTCCTCTTCAGGCAATAACAG GTCCTGGTCGATCCACTCCACGCGATTCTG GTGCTAATGTCTCTCCTCCGTCGCCACCTTTGATGGGTTTGCCCCAACAATCACCCAGTGGCAGTTCATTACCTCCAGAAGCTGATGATGCTGACTTGCCGACTCAACCACCACCATCAACAACTGTGTTTCTTTCGTTCGCAACAGAAGGTTTTCGCAACTTCCATCAGGTAAAGACTTTGCCCATGAAGCTTATTTTCCTCATTTACATTTTAAAACTTATGTGA
- the LOC140874526 gene encoding type IV inositol polyphosphate 5-phosphatase 7-like, whose protein sequence is MNDGNSKKSKLSWSKKLIRKWFRIKSKSEDFQAHEVAYEGGDVEWRKRFSEREPSTIKKSKLEESAKNTEHSFSRSRSHRRGSGYLDHPQIINIQKYSIFVSTWNVGGKSPPSNMDLDNWLHSAPPVDIYVLGFQEIVPLNAGNILGAEDNGPAKKWLAIIKKTLNDAPGNIGGSGYYTPSPMPDPIVEWNADFEGSASGKGSSFFHRRSFQTPHYRRMENDILVRQPRLERRLSVSDGVICGHRASDFDPTMRWGYRPSDCSSSRRLSDYSSAHYPSDYSPAPQPGNEYLSCRPSDYSWGQRPSDFSTWGLDEDFSVEDSCTNGWDACVLPEHSRYSLVASKQMVGIFLAVWIRSELREHVRSIKISCVGRGLMGYLGNKGSISISILLHQTSLCFVCSHLTSGQKDGDELRRNADVMEILRKTRFPRVNTLDDEKSPETILEHDRIFWLGDLNYRVALPFRSAKALIEMQNWRALLEKDQLRIEQRGGRVFEGWNEGRIYFPPTYKYSHNSDSYAGDVTNLKEKRRTPAWCDRILWYGSGLQQLSYVRGESRFSDHRPVLSLFWAEIESVPNRLKKSMSSRPRIEVEELLPDSHGYTELSFF, encoded by the exons ATGAACGATGGAAATTCCAAGAAAAGCAAG CTCTCGTGGTCAAAGAAATTGATCAGAAAATGGTTCAGAATCAAGTCCAAAAGTGAGGATTTTCAAGCTCATGAAGTTGCATATGAAG GTGGAGATGTGGAATGGAGGAAAAGATTCTCAGAAAGGGAGCCGTCTACTATCAAGAAAAGCAAACTTG AAGAATCAGCTAAGAATACAGAGCATTCCTTTTCCCGATCACGTTCCCATCGGCGAGGGAGCGGCTATCTTGATCATCCTCAGATAATAAATATCCAGAAATATAG CATCTTTGTGTCAACATGGAATGTGGGAGGAAAATCACCACCAAGCAATATGGACTTAGATAATTGGCTACATTCTGCACCTCCCGTTGACATATATGTGCTCGG atttCAAGAAATAGTTCCTCTGAATGCCGGTAATATTCTTGGTGCCGAGGACAATGGCCCTGCCAAAAAGTGGCTGgctattattaaaaaaacattgaATGATGCCCCTGGCAATATTGGAGGCAGTGGTTACTATACACCATCACCTATGCCTGATCCTATTGTCGAGTGGAATGCGGATTTTGAGGGATCAGCCAGCGGTAAAGGCTCAAGCTTTTTCCATCGTCGCTCTTTTCAGACTCCTCATTATAGGAGAATGGAGAATGACATTTTGGTCCGCCAACCTCGTCTTGAGAGGCGATTAAGTGTTTCTGACGGTGTAATATGTGGTCATAGAGCTAGTGACTTCGACCCAACAATGAGATGGGGTTACAGGCCAAGTGACTGTTCATCTAGTCGGAGACTGAGCGATTATTCTTCTGCTCACTATCCCAGTGACTATTCGCCAGCTCCACAGCCAGGCAATGAGTATTTGAGTTGCAGGCCAAGTGACTATTCTTGGGGTCAAAGGCCTAGTGATTTCTCTACCTGGGGTTTAGATGaggatttttcggtcgaggattCATGCACTAATGGTTGGGATGCATGTGTGTTACCTGAACATTCAAGATACTCTCTAGTTGCAAGTAAGCAAATGGTTGGGATTTTTTTGGCCGTTTGGATTCGAAGTGAGTTGAGAGAACACGTTCGGAGCATTAAGATTTCTTGTGTTGGTCGTGGATTAATGGGTTATCTCGGAAATAAG GGATCTATTTCGATCAGCATATTGTTGCATCAGACTAGCCTTTGCTTTGTGTGCAGTCACTTGACATCGGGTCAGAAGGATGGTGATGAGCTGCGCAGAAACGCTGATGTTATGGAGATTTTACGGAAAACAAGATTCCCTAGAGTTAATACACTCGATGATGAGAAATCCCCAGAGACCATTCTTGAACATGA CCGCATTTTTTGGCTCGGAGATTTGAACTACCGAGTAGCACTGCCTTTCCGCTCAGCCAAAGCTCTTATTGAAATGCAGAACTGGAGAGCCTTGTTAGAAAAAGATCAA CTGAGAATAGAGCAGAGAGGAGGTCGAGTTTTCGAGGGTTGGAACGAAGGAAGGATATATTTTCCACCAACGTACAAGTACTCACATAATTCAGACAGCTATGCTGGTGATGTTACAAACCTGAAGGAGAAACGACGAACACCTGCATG GTGTGATCGAATTTTGTGGTATGGAAGTGGGCTTCAGCAGTTGTCCTATGTTCGAGGGGAATCTAGGTTTTCTGATCATAGACCAGTTTTGAGCCTGTTTTGGGCTGAAATTGAATCAGTTCCGAACAGGTTAAAGAAAAGCATGAGTTCGAGGCCACGAATTGAGGTGGAGGAGCTGTTACCTGACTCACATGGTTATACTGAACTCAGCTTTTTTTGA